CTAGCCTGATATATTAGAAACTTCTGAAACTAAAGACTTGATAGTGAATGCTCACAGCTGATGACAATGTCAATATGAAAAATGGGTCTTCAGAAGCAACAATTTGTGAgatgagcatttttcttttgctacagATGACCTTCAAGGTTGGAGATACTGGGAATGGGGATTTGCAAGGCTGCAGCTATCAAGCAAAGCAGCAGACCTCCAGTTACCTTTAGGACAATAAACACGGCATTGAACAATGTGTCTAGCTAGCTTTGGCACAACAATGCCTACTTTTGATCAGGTTTTATGTTCCTAAGGCACTCGGACTCCTTTGTTTGGAACATGCACCCCAATGAGTCTGATTTTTCTTGACTGAAAAGGTTAAGAAAATGCTTCAGGAAGGCAAAGCACAAttaactgaagagaaaaaaatgctccAGACCCACTCAAGTATCAGAACCCCAGAAACAATCACAGGGCACATCTTCAGTTCTTTAAAGACTTTCATGATAGTTCTCCCCCACCTTCTTTACTCTTCGGCGAGAATTGACAGGAGGATTGCAGGTCCTCTGAAAGTTACCACAGTGGTGTTATATGCGGAGGACAATACCCTGCTCCATCAGAGGAGCTTAGCAAGCCAGAGCTCTTGGCATACAATTTGCCACAAAAGAACAAACTTGGGAGTCTGATGTGAAACaatctccttctctcttctctcagcCCAGGCATTCATAAAAAAGCTAATTGTCCCAGCTTATTCAGGATGGAAGGAGATACAATGGACAGCAGAATATCTGTTTTTAACATCAGACTAACACCTACAGGTAGCTTTTTGTCTCCGTTTCCATGATTCCCTTCCAGACCTGCTTTATCTGCCACCCATGATGAGAACCTGTTCCTCCTAGGTCTTACTGAAACACCTTGATGAGTGAAGCTTGCCTGTCAGTACTGTATGGACACTGTAGAAAAGTTCTCGTTGATGCTTTTGGAGAGAAAACTAATGAGAGAAGTGCATTTTCTCTCCAGAACATGTGCACAAATGCAGGAGGCATGGTTGCCCATTTCCTCAAGACTAGAGGAGCTGGCCCCGATGAGTGCCTGCAGCGATGCTCAGGGAACTCTGAGCATCCTCAAGGTGCCACCCTgacatcagcagtgctgaactCACCAGATCTTGTTAGGTCCCCTCGTACCGAGGGCTCTGGGGAGGTGTGCTGCGAGGTAGCGCTATGTGGCTGCACTAAGGAAGCCTAACAAGGAGAACAGACACGGAGAAGCTcaaagcagaggagagcagTTCACTGAGGCTCCGTCAGCATGCAGCCAAGGGGCTGTTACCCAGACTTTGTGGCACTTAGTAGTCACTGTGTTTTGAGTATCTCAGCTGGGCGAGTAAGACCAGTTCTAACAATATCCAAAAGGAAGAATGTTTTCTCATTCACATGGAGTACGGAGTCACAAGGGAATAACTTGTTACATAGAAAGATTTAGAATGTTAATTACAGTATCTTTTGTAACTTTATAATTTAATTGCCAACCTTTTCCCTTGAAAGTAATCCTCGATGTACATCATATAATCAAacaagcttttttaaaaagtacatcTTAATATAAATAGTTTATTCAGTGCATGGTTGTGTATACAACAAATAATAAACAACTCTTTTGTACAAGGCAGAAAGCTGCCTGTACGGAACTATGTCAGTTTTGGAGCACAGAATCCAACGATGATTAATGCACAAAATCTTACACATCATGCAACTCTAGGCCAATATTCCAACTTTCTCCCATGCAACAGACATGATGACCTAAATGGAAACctaactacattttttttttttttaaacaattgtTTCCAATAGCATGTATAAGTATATGTTGTTTAGGGGTAACCTGTCCTAACGCTTCCTCCTACACAATATTCACGTGCCCGTTACAGTGAAAGAAGGACTTTTACAAATAAGACGTTTCTTATAAAAAATTAAGTCACCTTAATTCCACAGTTTCTGTCTTTAGAAAAGAAGCCACAACAATAGTTTAACATGACACACAAAATGGAATTAAGAGAAATCTACACTGGAGGATAATTTTATCCCTTTCTGTCAACTTCCACTTGGgataacaaaacatttcagttcctACAGACTGGGGTTAGCACAAGAACTTTACCAGAAACTACAAATCTATAAAAATTTATATTTCGTTGTGTTTAAAACCACAAGAACACTGTTTGCTAGAGCCTGAGACACCAACTCTCAGTTCCAACCCTgaatttttagttattttttgaAAGACGTAGCTTTAAAGACCCATTGGAGTTCAGAAATCAAAAAGTTGCACTATTTCAAATTAAAGGATACATCTCTTTATCAAGCCTTAGATATAAAACGGTAAGCCAAGGAAACAACAGAGTttacatatttgttttttgtttcccctaTAAAACATATAAGCATTAAAATTTCCTTTGAAGAGCAAAAGTGGTCTTTTTCTTAGTTGGAAAGCAAATTCTTATCAGCAGTGAatgctgtgaaatgtttttgtttcgtATTCCACAAAGcataggagagagaaagagaaagagagagagaaaaagagagagagagaaagatctGGACACCTCTTCTCCGAGATTTAATCCGCAGTTATGTTTGCTGGCTATCCAAGTGCCTTGTGATATGCACAAGCATATTCTACATTATTGGGGTATATCCTTTGACAACCAGTAGATCTAATGGCTGATAAACGAGTGACCTATGCAAGTTCGGTGGCTTGTCCTGGGCAATTGAACATTTGGATGAAAGACTGCTAGTAAGAATTCAACTGCATCCAGAGGTAAGGTTCTGTTTAGAGAGCACTTGGCTTGCCTTAACCTGGCTACGTTGACTCGTTTTGGCTCATGGATTTACCCCCATTTAGCACTCCTGAAacacttctgctctttgttgGGGTCCCACTTCCAGATCTTGAGAACTCTGTGAGATCGTGAAGAGAAGGCTCTTTGTACATGgccactgcaaagcaaaagagacAGCGCATAAGCGTGCATTACAGTCACTTGGTGCAACGTCCAGCTACAAAACGTCCAGATTTTTCATTCCTTAACGAGCAACATAAggagtgaattaaaaaaaaaaatacagcttccaTTTCAAATGTCCTAAGAAATTCCAAGCTCCTCTTAAAGGGAATGACATTttagagaggggaaaaaaaatcccttagTTACCTTTTCTCCCAGTTAAATCACCCACCTACCCACTCCACTTGCAAAGCTTTGCGAACTGATATGAATCAGCATTTCCTTACTAATGGTGAAATAGCACTGCTAACAGCCGTGATCTGGCCTATTACTTGTGTATACAGACCAAGCTAAAGAGTGTGAAAATGGTTTTTCagccttctgcttcctttgcGTTCATACATATAAGTGAAGATCAACCTCAGCATCAGCTACCTAAAACTTGCTCCTAAATGTAGATTGCCAAGCTAGTCTGAAGCCCACCCAGGGCTGTACACCTTAGAAATATCCCCTCTGATTTCAGAATGATGCTGCCTTAAAAGGTGTCTTAACAGCACAACCCAGAAGTGAAGAGCTTCATGCCCACCAAGCGAGGAGCTTACGGTAGCTTTTTCAAAGAGGAATCTGagtctgagcacagcactgattCAGATGCTCCAGGGACAGCTCCAGGTCCTGGCTTTTAATACACAGCAGGATATGTACGCCACATGCATTATTACCTTTAATGTCACATGCTGATGCCACATTAATTGTGGTTAAATAagcactgcacactgcagctTTATCCCAGGCAAAAAATAGACAAACAAACATCCTGTAATATATAGCACAGATTGACAAGATATGCAGTAAGTTGGTAACATCTGTGTAAATACTTGGGCTGTTCCAAGTGAAGCCTTCATTACCTGTAATTGAGATGCTGTGTACTGTGGGCACAAAgaaactaatatatatatatagttagatgagagaaaggcagaattcTCCATTATGCATAATAGAGAAGCATAAAAAAAGCAGGTTACACTGAGAGTGTGTTACAGAATATTATACCCTTGTTATATAGTTAGCTGTACCCTTCAAATATGTATGCATGGCAATTAAACATCCCTGACAATACAAAGTCAGTTCAGGTAGCAAAACCAAGAAATTACCTTTTAATGGTTTTGGAAGAAAGTGTGCtgcaggtttgtttttcttcacatggtttcctttcattatttctccttccttgttAAGACCCAAATACCAACCCCGGCCAGACTGTTGCTGTCTATAGATCATCGAAGAATATGTTACGTAGTAGTTTTCAAATACTGATTCTTTGAACTTGCATTCAGGTGTAAAATGTTCCTGCAAGAAAGTAAAAGATCAATATGTGCAGTGCAGAGTCTCCCATCAGATAATGCAAAATAATCCGATATTCGTTGCTTTTCTGATAGTTAAAAGACATACTTCTCACTCTGCCATCCAACTTAGAACACTGGCCATAGAAGTACTAACAATAGAGTAACACAATTTGAATCCCATGAAACGACACCACAAGCAGCTCAAAGTAGCAGAATAAAATCTTTCTGAACACTGAACAAAAAGTCTAAGTGAAGAATTATCGATGGATGCAACTAAAGGCTATCAGGTAGGCATGGCCTTGATGGCAGCCCCATGGGGCCCactgcagttcagctgtgtaGGCAAACAGCATGGCCATGTAATGCCTTTGTGCATTAACTTCTGGCCTTAGCTGTTCAggaagagagtgaaaaaaaattcaaagccAGGTTGTGATGAGTAAATAGTTTTTTACTAACCCAGCAATATTAAGGCAGCTTGTAGCAGCTGCCTCTTTGCTCTAAGCTTTGTCCTACTCTGCTCAGTGCAATATCTGCTGTCAAAGACCCACTGTAGACATCAGCCTCTGTCTGGGGACAGGCATGAGCTAAATGGCACTGTACTTATAGCGTGCACAATCAAGTGTTAGTCTTTGTGTTGAATTACACTGCTTCTTTTGATGAGATGGTACTGAGCTAACAGCTAACATAAGGAGCAGCAAACCGGGAGAGAGCCTTGCTCTTCTGGCTTTCACTGTGCAGTGGTCTTCACTCAGTCAATACCTTTTGGCTTTATTACTGATTTATGATAGCGAATGATcgacagttggactggatgatcttagaggtccttttcaaccttaatgattccatgttTCTAAGCAGGTTAGGATGCAGGCATGAAACACAGGATGGAGCTAAGACCAAAACACCAGTCCCAATGGAACCACTCCATATCTTCCTGAGATCTCTGGGTGCTGCAAGTTTTGTAGCAGCACAGCTTTTGATGAGGTCTCAGCTACAATATGGCACCAAATGACAAGGATtggtgggcacggtggggatgggttgatggttggactggaggatcttagtggtcttttccaaccttaatgattctatcattctgtaTGATTTCATGAACCCCTAGAGCCCTGTGGAATATGAAGGATGAAGGGCTTGGTCTGGTGATGCAGCAGTTACTATTCCAACCCTGCTTATGCAGTCATAGCTGTTTGCTGGGCTTTTCTTGTGCAGGCAGGTagcttctgcagagctgtcctTGTGCTCAAGTATCCggcagcagcacaaaggaaaggaagaaaaattgtgCCTGCATAATGATTgtaattttgatttaaaaaaaaaaaaaaatcacaggaaatTAAATGTCTCAGGATCTTAAGACGTTCTTATCTagtttctgaaatattcttgtATGAGAAAAAGAtggtatttattaaaaaaaaaataaaaaagtactttttctgcacatcttttcacattttgtcttctcacaggagaaagaaagaaacctctcATCCTCTGACTGGCATTTGCTTCAACAAAGAATGAGAAGTAagcaattttcttcctttttccttcaaactAATTGGCTGTTATTTAGTTAATTGACGATTGGTTTCAATCGCTGTCAAGTGGAGACAGTCACTGTATTTTTGcaacatttctaaataaaagcCTTCTCCCAGTGTACCCTGCCCAGTGCTAGCCATGTTAACAAAGACTATTGCCAACATATCATCCAATTAGCAGCAAAATAGAAAACTACAGTGCTCCTGACAGATGATTACAGTTTATGTACAGTAATTTGGAGCTGTTTTGGTTAAAAAAAGCCCTGCTTATGTGCAGTAGCAGAGGGGCAGATTGCAAACAGAGCCACAGTGTTTACTCCAGCTCTCTTAGGAAGCAAATTAACCTCAGCACGAGCAGCAGTAGGCAAAAGTCTCTCAAAGCAGATGCTAAAAAACTCATTTGctcctcatttttctcttggctgTGAGGTTTGCGTGGAATTTGCCATGAGTTTCTTACAGCAGTGCCTGAGTATGGCTGGATGCTACCTGCTGGTGCCCACCAACCCAAATGGGCATCCCCACAAGCACCATGGACAGCCAACCCAGCCATGCAGCAACCCATGGCTCAGTAGTAACAGCCATGGTGTAGACACCTTGTGACAAACAGGATACAAACACCACTCAATAACATGCTCAGTTCCAGGTCAAGTTTCCTCCCATTTTTCCTCTACTCTGGCAGACAACCTAAACACCTTGGCACAAGAGCACATTTGCTCTTCTTTATTGACCTCTCCTTAACTCCTAGGCTATGTCTGTAGCTTCACAAAGGTGCTGCACAGTAGGAAGGGCTTTTTCCTTGCCAAATAATAGTGATGCAACATGGCTGCTCTGCTTGCACCACGCTGCTGCTTACATTCTGTGTTTGTTCCCACCCATCACTTGCCTTTTATTTAATGCAATACAATCCTTTCctactgattaaaaaaagaatgtggaaagggaactgcagaagaaagcttTCATTAGGGAATGACGGGAGATGTACTCCTGATTTAGGGGTACTGCAATTAAAACATACTGTTCTGAGCTTGACAAATTATGTGGTTCacagggacatggtttagtggccATTAGTGGTGGTACAGGGACatttagactagatgatcttagaagtcctttccagccttaatgattctatgactttatgattCTACGTGCCAACCCAACTGGGCATGGACAGGGCTCCTCTAACAGCACATCAGTTCAGAATATAGTGCAGAGCAACAACTACACAATGGCCATTCTGTTGTCTTTGTTGATAAATTCTTCGATAGAGAACTGAGAAAGGGCAAGTTAGGGTTGGGAGATCTTCAGGAGTGTTCTAATTCTTAGGAGAGTTCCCTTCAGCTGCCCTGAAGGGAAGTCTGTCTTGTATTGAAAATAAAGTGCATCCTGAGGTGTCAAATATTATGAATATATTGCTACACATAACAGATGAGAAAATAGGTATTTGTGTAAAAGAGTATTTCAGTCTCAGCTTAACTCAGCAGTCGGGGATAATGGCACCTACATGACAGTACAGTGAACTCATCCAAGCCCCTCACACAGGCACCCATAacaatgaatgaatgaataaataaaagttaaagAAGGTGCTGGATTCACTGTAGTTGTGACTCAGACATGCTTAAATAAGCAGCAAGATGAACTGTCAGAAGCTGCTTCTTGACTCTGAGCTGATCAGCTGAACTACTGAAATGTTCCTGCATGAATAGATCTGCAGCTGCATTAGatatgtgaaaaatatatttatttttcaaagggAATAGTTTGGTGTATGATAATATAGTAAAAAGGCATTGTAGCTTGCATTTAGAGTGGCTGTATTTCCAGGCAGCTGACTAGATTACATCTAAAATAATCTCTTACATGCAAAAACTGTTATAGGTCTACCAAAGCTGAGAGCTAAACTACTGCAAAAGCAAACTTGGCATTCTACCTGCACTAACTGTGCAAAAGCCATACTTCAAACCAAACACCATCCAAATTATCAGCCAACTTAGCCATTTACACTGCAGGACCAAATGTTAAATGTCTTGACCCCAAATGATTGTAATGCAGGAATTGAGACTCCCACAGACAGGGAATGGGGAATCTGCTTTAAATAAAGGTATTTAGAGTTTGCAGGGCCCCATCGTGCAATAAAAGCCTCTTCTCAGGACAGCTGCACACACAGTAAGGTTGCAAAGGCAAAGATGCATGCTCTCTGCTATTAATTGCATACTACATTTACGTTGTGGATGCTGTCAGCAGAGAACATGACCAAGTGCTTTATAGAGCAGTATGCTTAAGTCACTGAGTCAATACAGAGTTTGTTACATTTCTGTATGTTGCTATGGGTAGCATGTATTATTGCTACCAGTGGCAGCTGACCTGAATAATCAAACATCTACTGAAATGGAACTAGCATTAGGggaatgaaaaaaagcaaaaaaaaaacaatgaaccCCAAACTTCAAAAAGTATTTAGGAAAAGCATTGGGTATTATGGAAAACTTGGAGCGTGTTCTTACATACTGAGCATAGAGTTACATTCCTTGCAATCAATGGCTTTGCATATGggatttattctttattttctccatctaatgaaaattggattttttttctctccatatcCTTATTTCTTGCAGGACTACACCATAGCCCAGGATTCCATTCTATAACCATGAATTTTTGAAGGAGCCTTTTTATGGCTCCAGAGTAGTGATTTTCTGCACCAGTGagcctgcctttttttttttttattaacagaGATTGATTTCCTCCATCTTGGCATGTGAAGTTCCAGGGTGTGTCCCCTGTATCTTCACCCTGTAGTGTGCAGTGATACCAACAGCACAAGATGTGAATACTTCGATTTTTATGTTACCAGGACTAACTGCTTTTAGATCACCAATGTGAGATCACTCgctgaagaaagcagctgttatttctgaaatgaagcaCCTAAAATCTATTTGCAACAGCGACAGAAACTTACAATTCacctgaaataatttattctggATCAGATACAGACAGGATGCAGCGCCACAAAACTGtcctttttgcttcagtttacCTACTGTAAGGAATCCTTGTGGTTTGGGTGGGAGCAACTCACAGTGTAATTACCACCTATATGTCTTGTAGGATTGACTAGGAAATCTGCAATCCTGTTTTCAAGCAGCAgttgcagcacagtgctgttgAAGATGGTGCTAcaccagcacagtgctcagctgtTTTGCCCATGTGAGAACACATTTGAAAGATGCAAAGTCATCAAAGGTATCCCAAAGTCAAATTCCATTACATGGAATTGTCTAGGACACTGTAATAAGCAGGAATTTATAAAGTGAAGCACAAAAACTCAGTGGTGTGTATATTCCTTTAGGACAAAGCTTCcaggaagaataaaatggaGCCCAAGGAAGCAGCTGGATATCCAGCATCTCCAGAATAGGATTTCAGGTTTTCACTAAGTATTCTCTGAATCTatgagaaaagcactgaaaagatcCTGT
This region of Coturnix japonica isolate 7356 chromosome 4, Coturnix japonica 2.1, whole genome shotgun sequence genomic DNA includes:
- the FGF13 gene encoding fibroblast growth factor 13 isoform X3; translation: MSGKVIKPKEEKDASKEPQLKGIVTKLYSRQGYHLQLQADGTIDGTKEEDSSYTLFNLIPVGLRVVAIQGVQTKLYLAMNSEGYLYTSEHFTPECKFKESVFENYYVTYSSMIYRQQQSGRGWYLGLNKEGEIMKGNHVKKNKPAAHFLPKPLKVAMYKEPSLHDLTEFSRSGSGTPTKSRSVSGVLNGGKSMSQNEST